From Magnolia sinica isolate HGM2019 chromosome 13, MsV1, whole genome shotgun sequence, one genomic window encodes:
- the LOC131223242 gene encoding probable receptor-like protein kinase At5g20050, protein MESKRWKIVAAAIVISLLILVIVLRFSIGLCKAFFVITGVFLAVILAIFIWVFVLYAVDRWRRRSLENRKAFEGEQLRLEYSFLRRVAGLPSKFRYEELEAATDNFQALLGRGASASVFKGILDDGTPVAVKRIEGVEHGDREFRAEVTAIASVQHVNLVRLLGYCCVIDGPRFLVYEFVHNGSLDGWIFPQGNCRGGRDDCLSWSLRYRVAIDVAKALAYLHHDCRSRVLHLDVKPENILLNENFRAQVSDFGLSKLMGRDESRVVTTVRGTRGYLAPEWLLENGISEKSDVYSYGMVLLELVGGRRNVCLVGNGNNSQKKWSYFPKIVTEKVREGKIMEVLDERLVRCGGIEEREVKILVHVALWCIQEKSKLRPSMARVVDMLEGRVHVDVPPQTEMIIVDLLSIDQAPTEGPTGNGHTRPVGRQIEGQVPTTSTYSFAMSSLSGSEAGMPGVV, encoded by the exons ATGGAGTCCAAGAGATGGAAAATCGTCGCAGCTGCTATCGTCATTTCCCTCCTCATCTTGGTCATCGTCCTCCGCTTCTCCATCGGCCTTTGCAAGGCCTTCTTTGTAATCACTGGTGTCTTTCTTGCTGTAATTCTCGCAATCTTCATTTGGGTGTTTGTTTTATATGCTGTTGATCGTTGGCGAAGGAGATCGTTGGAGAATCGAAAGGCTTTTGAAGGAGAACAACTCCGCCTCGAATATAGCTTCCTTAGGAGGGTTGCTGGGTTGCCATCAAAATTCCGGTACGAAGAGCTCGAGGCAGCGACTGACAATTTCCAAGCATTGCTTGGCCGAGGTGCCTCCGCTTCTGTCTTCAAAGGGATTCTCGATGACGGCACTCCTGTCGCTGTGAAACGGATCGAGGGGGTGGAGCATGGGGACAGAGAGTTCCGTGCGGAGGTCACTGCGATAGCAAGTGTCCAGCATGTCAATCTCGTCCGCCTGCTCGGATACTGCTGTGTCATTGATGGGCCCCGCTTCCTTGTCTATGAATTCGTCCACAATGGTTCATTAGATGGGTGGATCTTCCCACAGGGGAACTGCCGGGGTGGCAGAGATGATTGCCTATCATGGTCCTTGAGGTACAGGGTTGCGATTGATGTTGCAAAGGCGCTCGCATACCTCCACCACGATTGCCGGTCGCGGGTTCTGCACCTCGACGTCAAGCCAGAGAACATACTCCTCAACGAGAACTTCCGCGCGCAGGTATCGGATTTCGGGTTGTCGAAATTGATGGGGAGAGATGAGAGTAGAGTGGTCACAACAGTTAGAGGAACCCGAGGGTACTTGGCCCCTGAATGGCTCCTAGAAAACGGAATTTCTGAAAAATCTGATGTCTACAGCTATGGGATGGTGCTTTTAGAGCTTGTGGGTGGCCGGCGAAATGTATGTTTGGTCGGCAATGGCAACAATTCCCAGAAAAAATGGTCATATTTTCCCAAAATTGTAACAGAGAAGGTCAGAGAAGGGAAGATCATGGAGGTGTTGGATGAGAGGCTGGTCAGATGTGGGGGAATTGAAGAGAGGGAAGTCAAGATCTTAGTTCATGTGGCACTGTGGTGCATTCAAGAGAAGTCTAAGCTCAGGCCCAGTATGGCGCGTGTGGTCGACATGCTTGAAGGGCGGGTGCATGTGGACGTGCCACCTCAGACCGAGATGATCATCGTCGATCTCTTGTCCATTGATCAGGCTCCAACGGAGGGTCCCACTGGAAATGGGCACACCAGACCAGTGGGGCGTCAGATAGAGGGCCAGGTCCCCACCACATCCACTTACTCTTTTGCCATGTCGTCTTTATCAG GGTCCGAAGCAGGTATGCCTGGTGTGGTCTAA
- the LOC131224164 gene encoding U-box domain-containing protein 1-like, producing MQTPNHETITGYLAQVRSDSHEVQNKALKTLSYLTKVSPQNRNLVAQTDGAIPVFLSLSKSTSATAQILALSVLFNLSLNPNLRQTLATLETTHHLNSIVLAPSSPESGRLAASLICSLAMLDKNKAQFGVAGTVQVLVKALATVPARSSASHHLVSSLAELVQFQGNCTLAVRAGAVSVLFQVVESADGEDLAGMSLAILGLLARFEEGLEAIRGRNEVVGLLVDVLKRRCMLSKEGSADILLRLFEESEDCVWEAARQPEFSSLVADLSVWGSAKAREKATMLMRKMMEVNLDCYVEGNPMVLQW from the coding sequence ATGCAGACTCCAAACCATGAAACCATCACCGGGTACCTGGCTCAAGTCCGGTCCGACTCCCATGAAGTTCAGAACAAAGCCCTGAAAACTCTCTCCTACCTCACCAAGGTCAGCCCCCAAAATAGGAATTTAGTTGCTCAAACAGATGGAGCCATACCtgtcttcctctccctctccaaATCGACCTCTGCCACTGCCCAAATCCTTGCTCTCTCAGTGCTATTCAACCTCTCCCTTAACCCTAATCTCAGGCAAACCCTAGCAACTTTGGAGACCACCCACCATCTCAACTCCATTGTCCTTGCACCGAGTTCGCCTGAGTCTGGCAGGTTGGCTGCCTCATTGATCTGCAGCTTGGCCATGTTGGACAAGAACAAGGCCCAGTTTGGAGTGGCAGGTACTGTGCAGGTGCTGGTGAAAGCCCTTGCGACAGTGCCTGCCCGAAGCTCTGCATCTCATCACCTCGTCAGTTCTCTAGCTGAGCTGGTCCAGTTCCAGGGAAACTGCACATTGGCTGTCCGGGCAGGAGCTGTGTCGGTGCTGTTTCAGGTGGTGGAGAGCGCTGATGGAGAAGACCTTGCTGGAATGTCCCTTGCCATTTTGGGCCTTCTGGCAAGGTTCGAAGAGGGGTTGGAGGCGATTAGAGGGAGAAATGAAGTCGTGGGCTTGCTTGTCGATGTGTTGAAGAGGAGATGCATGTTGAGCAAGGAGGGCTCAGCTGATATCCTCCTCCGGCTGTTTGAGGAGAGCGAGGACTGTGTGTGGGAGGCAGCAAGGCAGCCGGAGTTCTCGTCTCTGGTTGCTGATCTTTCGGTCTGGGGCTCAGCCAAGGCCCGAGAGAAGGCAACTATGCtgatgaggaagatgatggaggtTAACTTGGATTGCTATGTGGAAGGGAATCCCATGGTCCTCCAATGGTAG